In one Nocardioides luteus genomic region, the following are encoded:
- a CDS encoding alkaline phosphatase family protein — protein MTGFLAPAYGERSLGDVLPAVAAAMGIPLGTSEARSGLELPSAAAYVVFLVDGMGTNLLRRYAHAAPFLASLSEDQEAGTAGVPSTTATSLTSFGTGLTPGGHGLVGYTSRIPGTEHLLNALQWRKDVDPVEWQPNQTVFQRLGEAGVPVTVINKRAFGGSGLTIAAHRGAEFVGADRVGERIASAVALSRVPGSLTYLYDGDLDWTGHKYGVASSPWLQQLSMIDAEAEQLRDALDPSVRLLVLADHGMVDSPAASRTDIDDFPELRDGVALVGGEARFRHLYCSRGAVDDVVATWSEKLGDKAEVMTRETAIRRGWFGPVTPSVLPRLGDVIVASHGEHAVVSTSLFNYETTLVGLHGSLTPDEMLIPLLVS, from the coding sequence GTGACCGGGTTTCTCGCCCCCGCCTACGGGGAGCGCTCACTGGGTGATGTCCTGCCGGCGGTCGCCGCCGCCATGGGCATCCCGCTGGGCACCTCCGAGGCGCGATCCGGTCTCGAGTTGCCGTCCGCCGCTGCGTACGTCGTCTTCCTGGTCGACGGGATGGGCACCAACCTGCTGCGTCGCTATGCGCACGCGGCTCCGTTCCTGGCCTCGCTGAGCGAGGACCAGGAGGCAGGTACGGCCGGGGTGCCGTCGACGACGGCGACCAGCCTCACCTCGTTCGGGACCGGGCTGACGCCCGGTGGTCACGGGCTGGTCGGCTACACCTCGCGCATCCCCGGCACCGAGCACCTCCTCAACGCGCTGCAGTGGCGCAAGGACGTCGACCCGGTCGAGTGGCAGCCCAACCAGACCGTCTTCCAGCGGCTGGGCGAGGCCGGGGTGCCGGTCACGGTCATCAACAAGCGGGCCTTCGGTGGCTCGGGGCTGACCATCGCCGCCCACCGGGGCGCGGAGTTCGTCGGCGCCGACCGGGTGGGGGAGCGGATCGCCTCGGCGGTCGCGCTCTCGCGGGTCCCGGGGTCGCTGACCTACCTCTACGACGGCGATCTGGACTGGACCGGCCACAAGTACGGGGTCGCCTCCTCGCCGTGGCTGCAGCAGCTCTCGATGATCGACGCCGAGGCCGAACAGCTGCGGGACGCCCTGGACCCGTCCGTACGCCTGCTGGTGCTCGCCGACCACGGCATGGTCGACTCGCCGGCGGCTTCTCGCACCGACATCGACGACTTCCCCGAGCTCCGCGACGGTGTCGCGCTGGTCGGTGGTGAGGCCCGGTTCCGCCATCTCTACTGCTCGCGCGGCGCGGTCGACGACGTGGTCGCGACCTGGTCGGAGAAGCTGGGCGACAAGGCCGAGGTGATGACCCGGGAGACCGCGATCCGTCGCGGCTGGTTCGGGCCGGTCACCCCGTCGGTGCTGCCGCGGCTCGGCGACGTCATCGTCGCCTCGCACGGCGAGCACGCGGTGGTCTCGACGAGCCTGTTCAACTACGAGACGACGCTGGTCGGGCTGCACGGCTCGCTGACCCCCGACGAGATGCTCATCCCACTGCTGGTCTCCTAG
- a CDS encoding DUF5998 family protein: MSTRTDDLDRADDLRAEIDRTGYYPEVVADCVASAVAGEKVSSFFLHHEPTFDRDEVRRHLSVLVLTPTRLILAHTDEHAGDDLLPEPYTSTSTEAVRIDSVNSVVVTRMITNPTKGSSKPAEVVMTIGWGGVNRVDLEPAGCSDPNCDADHGYTGVFTPDDFSLRVSAAADGHDSVARLLSFAESLSARTHNR; encoded by the coding sequence ATGAGCACCCGCACCGATGATCTCGACCGCGCCGACGATCTGCGCGCAGAGATCGACCGCACCGGCTACTACCCCGAGGTGGTGGCCGACTGCGTCGCGTCCGCCGTGGCGGGGGAGAAGGTGTCCTCCTTCTTCCTGCACCACGAGCCGACCTTCGACCGTGACGAGGTGCGCCGCCACCTCTCCGTGCTGGTGCTGACCCCGACCCGGCTGATCCTGGCCCACACCGACGAGCACGCCGGCGACGACCTGCTGCCCGAGCCCTACACCTCGACCTCGACCGAGGCCGTGCGCATCGACTCGGTCAACTCCGTCGTGGTGACCCGGATGATCACCAACCCGACCAAAGGGTCGAGCAAGCCGGCCGAGGTCGTCATGACCATCGGGTGGGGCGGCGTCAACCGCGTCGACCTGGAGCCCGCGGGCTGCTCCGACCCCAACTGCGACGCCGACCACGGCTACACCGGCGTGTTCACCCCCGACGACTTCTCGCTGCGCGTCTCGGCTGCCGCCGACGGGCACGACTCGGTCGCCCGCCTGCTCTCCTTCGCAGAATCGCTCTCGGCTCGCACCCACAACCGGTGA